A genomic segment from Verrucomicrobiia bacterium encodes:
- a CDS encoding gliding-motility protein MglA: MSIINYVNKEIQFKIVYYGPALCGKTTNLTYIHSQVAEAHKGELVSLATAADRTLFFDFLPLNAVVVKGFKTKFQLYTVPGQVIYNATRQLVLRSVDGVVFVADSQWDKMEENIESFKNLEENLVRQGTSLDQVPYVVQYNKRDVGSPAPVHYLDFVLNNRKVRVPSFVGIATSGQGVFATLNAISRLLLQKFARENETAANKQQQRSATPATTALSGIAAAAARR, translated from the coding sequence ATGTCGATCATCAATTACGTTAACAAAGAAATCCAATTCAAGATCGTCTACTACGGTCCCGCGTTGTGCGGCAAGACAACCAACCTGACCTATATCCACAGCCAGGTGGCCGAAGCGCACAAAGGCGAGCTCGTTTCGCTGGCGACCGCGGCGGACCGCACGCTATTCTTCGATTTCCTGCCGCTCAACGCCGTCGTCGTCAAGGGCTTCAAGACCAAATTCCAGCTCTACACGGTGCCGGGCCAGGTGATCTACAACGCCACGCGCCAGCTCGTCCTGCGCAGCGTCGATGGCGTCGTGTTCGTCGCGGATTCACAATGGGACAAGATGGAAGAGAACATCGAGAGCTTCAAAAACCTCGAAGAGAACCTCGTGCGCCAGGGCACGAGCCTCGACCAAGTCCCTTACGTGGTCCAATATAACAAGCGCGACGTCGGGAGCCCCGCGCCGGTGCATTACCTCGATTTCGTTCTCAACAACCGCAAGGTTCGCGTGCCGAGTTTCGTCGGTATTGCAACCTCCGGTCAGGGCGTGTTCGCCACGCTCAACGCCATCTCGCGGCTTCTGTTGCAGAAGTTCGCGCGCGAGAATGAGACGGCCGCGAACAAACAACAACAGCGCAGCGCAACGCCGGCGACGACGGCCCTTTCGGGAATCGCCGCCGCGGCGGCCCGCCGCTGA
- a CDS encoding roadblock/LC7 domain-containing protein, whose product MHAMPILTIESAESLLKALEDFLDKSDASFALIIERGGSILSQHGKIPPTVDPTILSALAAGSFAATREVALRVGETEFSALHQQGRQSHVLMSAINDDAMLMTVFGPKTTLGLVRFYSVSAVKQIAAVLRQACEQPQIPIDLGSEATDDSRDVFEEPSRHA is encoded by the coding sequence ATGCACGCAATGCCAATCCTGACGATTGAATCGGCGGAGAGCCTGCTGAAGGCGCTGGAAGACTTTCTCGACAAATCCGACGCATCGTTCGCGCTAATCATTGAAAGAGGCGGTTCCATCCTCAGCCAGCACGGAAAAATCCCCCCGACCGTCGACCCGACGATTCTCTCGGCGCTGGCTGCGGGCAGTTTCGCGGCAACGCGCGAAGTGGCACTGCGTGTCGGGGAGACCGAGTTCTCCGCGTTGCACCAACAAGGCCGGCAATCGCACGTCCTCATGTCCGCGATCAATGACGACGCGATGCTGATGACGGTCTTCGGCCCGAAGACGACGCTCGGCCTGGTGCGCTTCTACTCCGTCAGCGCAGTCAAGCAAATCGCCGCTGTGTTGCGCCAGGCCTGCGAGCAACCGCAAATCCCCATCGATCTCGGCAGCGAAGCGACAGACGATTCGCGCGACGTTTTCGAAGAACCCTCGCGACATGCCTAA
- the trmB gene encoding tRNA (guanosine(46)-N7)-methyltransferase TrmB, with protein sequence MIHTPANWFEPLDWRRVFAAELPVEIDLGCGKGAFLFWAACTQPQRNFVGVDRLLRRLRRVDRKAVCAGLQNLRLLRIESTYLISKLIPDHSVSTYHVLFPDPWPKRRHHGRRLICAPFLADVRRTLAVGGAVNCATDHQEYFEWIQREFEKDGGFIQSQPASLPEEASTDFERKFVAAGREVYRSRWQKR encoded by the coding sequence GTGATTCACACCCCTGCCAATTGGTTTGAGCCGTTGGATTGGAGAAGGGTGTTTGCCGCGGAACTGCCCGTCGAGATCGACTTGGGCTGCGGCAAAGGAGCGTTTTTGTTTTGGGCGGCGTGCACGCAGCCGCAGCGGAATTTTGTGGGTGTGGATCGGTTACTGCGGCGCTTGCGGCGGGTGGACCGCAAAGCGGTGTGCGCCGGCTTGCAGAACCTGCGCCTCCTGCGCATTGAATCAACCTACCTGATTTCAAAGCTCATCCCCGATCATTCGGTTTCGACGTATCATGTTTTGTTTCCCGATCCATGGCCGAAGCGGAGGCATCACGGACGCCGACTTATTTGCGCGCCATTCCTTGCGGATGTACGCCGCACGCTGGCAGTCGGCGGCGCCGTTAACTGTGCCACGGACCATCAGGAGTACTTCGAGTGGATCCAACGCGAGTTTGAGAAGGACGGCGGGTTCATTCAAAGCCAGCCAGCGTCATTGCCAGAGGAGGCGTCGACTGACTTTGAACGGAAGTTTGTGGCGGCTGGGAGGGAAGTCTATCGCAGCCGATGGCAAAAGCGCTAG
- a CDS encoding Na/Pi cotransporter family protein — protein sequence MLSFFNFLAGIALMLLGIRSLRTGSDRVFGAKFRELLRGATQGRVRAVLAGFLVSILAPSSTAVALLAVEAVNAGYVALQQMLALMLGANIGFTITVQLLAFKFYIYNSVFIAVGASLYLFSHRQTARGAGQALLGIGFLLLAIEMLSLAVAPWKDSAEIREMLRVLENHPLGLMAFALALQVGLQSSTTVIGIAIALCAQQVLPLDAAVVMVLGANIGIAVTALIAGYARTETRRMAIGNLLFKLAGVAICLPLLPWLIRVLQPLSPSGDTQLVANAHTLFNVALALAFLPLVPAVAPLLEKLVPARAEATGEFGPRYLDESSLESPALALGQATREILRMADIVREMLRNVHRCFQEGNETLCEEVRKEDDKVDLLNNAIKAYITRLSEQALNTAESRREIALLTFATELENIGDIIDKNLVELAEKKITLHVDFSTEGRVELEGYFQKVLENFEIAISAFASQDKVLAVQLLRHKHHINELERDLRNRHFHRLHEGLKESFETSAVHLDVLTNLKAINSHLTAVAYPIIENGLG from the coding sequence TTGCTGAGCTTCTTCAATTTTCTCGCAGGAATCGCGTTGATGCTTCTTGGCATCCGCAGTTTGCGGACAGGTTCTGACCGGGTGTTCGGCGCGAAGTTTCGGGAACTGCTGCGAGGCGCCACGCAGGGAAGGGTCCGCGCGGTGCTGGCGGGATTTCTGGTGTCGATCCTGGCACCGAGTAGTACGGCGGTAGCATTGCTGGCGGTGGAAGCCGTCAATGCGGGTTATGTGGCGCTACAGCAAATGCTGGCGTTGATGTTGGGAGCCAATATCGGCTTCACGATCACCGTCCAACTGCTGGCTTTTAAGTTCTACATCTACAACTCCGTCTTCATCGCGGTGGGTGCGTCGCTTTATCTCTTTAGCCATCGTCAAACCGCCCGCGGCGCGGGTCAGGCGCTTCTGGGAATCGGGTTCCTGCTGTTGGCGATCGAGATGTTGTCCCTGGCGGTCGCTCCCTGGAAGGACAGCGCGGAGATACGCGAAATGCTCCGAGTGCTGGAGAATCATCCACTGGGGTTGATGGCGTTCGCGCTCGCGCTGCAAGTCGGGCTGCAAAGTTCAACCACGGTCATTGGCATCGCGATCGCCTTGTGTGCGCAGCAGGTACTTCCCTTGGACGCGGCCGTGGTGATGGTCCTCGGCGCGAACATCGGGATTGCGGTGACCGCGCTGATTGCGGGTTATGCCCGTACCGAGACCCGGCGCATGGCGATCGGCAATTTGCTGTTCAAGCTGGCCGGCGTGGCGATATGCCTGCCGTTGCTGCCATGGTTGATTCGCGTGCTACAGCCATTAAGTCCGTCAGGCGACACCCAACTTGTGGCGAATGCACATACGTTATTCAACGTGGCCCTTGCGCTCGCCTTTCTGCCGCTCGTGCCCGCCGTCGCCCCGCTCCTGGAAAAACTGGTGCCCGCACGCGCCGAAGCCACAGGAGAATTTGGGCCTCGGTATCTTGACGAGTCATCGCTGGAAAGTCCGGCGCTGGCGTTGGGGCAGGCGACGCGTGAAATCCTGCGTATGGCGGACATCGTGCGCGAGATGTTGCGGAACGTGCATCGCTGCTTCCAGGAGGGGAACGAAACGTTGTGCGAGGAGGTTCGGAAGGAAGACGACAAGGTTGATCTTCTCAACAACGCGATCAAAGCCTACATCACGCGGCTGTCGGAACAAGCCCTCAACACTGCGGAGTCACGGCGGGAAATTGCGTTGCTGACGTTTGCGACGGAACTGGAAAACATCGGCGACATCATCGACAAGAACCTGGTCGAGTTGGCGGAGAAGAAGATCACGCTGCACGTGGACTTCTCCACGGAGGGGCGGGTGGAGTTGGAAGGGTATTTCCAGAAGGTGCTGGAGAATTTTGAGATCGCGATCTCGGCGTTCGCCAGCCAGGACAAGGTGCTGGCTGTCCAGTTGTTGCGGCACAAGCATCATATTAATGAACTGGAACGCGACCTGCGTAATCGCCATTTCCATCGCTTGCACGAGGGCCTGAAGGAGTCATTCGAGACGAGTGCCGTCCATCTTGATGTGCTGACCAACCTGAAGGCGATCAATTCCCATCTGACCGCGGTGGCCTACCCGATTATTGAGAACGGGCTCGGTTGA
- a CDS encoding site-specific integrase, with protein MKHIYKRGDSWYYQFTVKGKRFQGSIGDVSKAIAREVAEKKRVEALEGRLVERPIKAPLFGRYDAEKGQFTDAVEEYRNYYRQNHKVRSAERMTYALQALCGVFGSKRLDEISPFGVEQYKAQRKAAGYADATTNRELACLKNLFNMAIKWDWTVDNPVRQVRFYRENNARVRWLTREEETELLRHCDRRLKTLVLAGVDTGFRAGELRSLRWQAVDFGRGTLSVASYYTKNGDPRCNPMTKRLAQALREYKDGAENRADGLVFGPQQWRKSFESAKKLAGLGKDVVFHSLRHTYISRLVMAGVDIRTVQELAGHRTITMTMRYAHLGPEHKQRAVARLDAEVTANLTTVPFADSGVSLEVPQFQQVAR; from the coding sequence ATGAAACATATCTACAAACGCGGCGACAGTTGGTATTACCAATTTACGGTGAAGGGCAAACGGTTTCAGGGCAGCATTGGCGACGTGAGCAAGGCGATTGCGCGCGAAGTTGCCGAAAAGAAACGGGTTGAGGCGCTGGAGGGTAGATTGGTAGAGCGGCCAATCAAAGCGCCCTTGTTCGGACGTTACGACGCGGAGAAGGGGCAGTTCACCGATGCTGTCGAGGAGTACCGCAACTACTACCGGCAGAATCACAAGGTGCGGTCGGCGGAGCGGATGACGTATGCGTTGCAAGCGTTGTGTGGCGTGTTCGGCTCAAAGCGGCTTGACGAGATCAGTCCCTTTGGCGTTGAGCAATACAAGGCGCAGCGCAAGGCGGCGGGTTATGCGGACGCAACGACAAACCGCGAATTGGCGTGCCTAAAAAACCTTTTCAACATGGCAATCAAATGGGATTGGACGGTGGACAATCCGGTGCGGCAGGTGCGGTTTTACCGCGAGAATAACGCTCGGGTGCGGTGGTTGACGCGCGAAGAAGAGACCGAGTTGCTGAGGCACTGCGACCGGCGATTGAAGACTCTGGTGCTGGCAGGCGTGGACACCGGCTTTCGGGCGGGTGAGCTACGCTCATTGCGCTGGCAGGCCGTAGACTTTGGACGCGGCACGCTTTCGGTTGCCAGTTACTACACCAAGAACGGGGACCCGCGATGCAATCCGATGACTAAGCGGCTGGCGCAGGCATTGCGGGAGTACAAGGACGGGGCGGAAAACAGGGCGGACGGGCTAGTGTTCGGCCCGCAACAGTGGCGCAAGTCGTTTGAAAGTGCGAAAAAACTTGCGGGACTGGGCAAGGACGTTGTATTTCACTCCCTGCGGCACACGTATATCAGCCGATTAGTTATGGCTGGCGTGGACATTCGCACCGTGCAAGAATTGGCAGGACACAGGACAATCACAATGACGATGCGATACGCACACCTAGGGCCTGAGCATAAGCAGCGGGCGGTGGCCAGATTGGACGCCGAAGTGACTGCAAATCTTACGACAGTGCCTTTTGCTGATTCGGGTGTATCGTTGGAAGTTCCTCAGTTTCAACAGGTGGCTAGGTAG
- a CDS encoding helix-turn-helix transcriptional regulator produces the protein MKGWTAQKIKRVREAAGLTQAQLADWLGVTKMHVSHLEQNVRPPGPQTVRLLCVLSERVKACKIGPSSHN, from the coding sequence ATGAAAGGTTGGACAGCACAGAAGATTAAGCGCGTGCGCGAGGCGGCGGGACTGACGCAAGCGCAATTGGCTGACTGGTTGGGCGTGACCAAAATGCACGTCAGCCACTTGGAACAAAATGTCCGCCCGCCTGGTCCGCAGACTGTGCGGTTGTTGTGCGTACTGTCGGAGCGGGTGAAGGCGTGCAAGATCGGACCGTCCAGCCATAACTAA
- a CDS encoding helix-turn-helix domain-containing protein, giving the protein MMQATATTTERRYLDVRGAAAYLCMTEGAVYAAVARRQIPFRRLGRKLVFDAVELDAYMHGLEGVDVNEAVARRLHNGTVNTQAN; this is encoded by the coding sequence ATGATGCAAGCGACCGCCACAACCACCGAGAGGCGCTACTTGGACGTGAGAGGCGCGGCAGCCTATCTCTGCATGACAGAGGGGGCGGTCTATGCGGCAGTGGCGCGGCGTCAGATTCCATTTCGACGGCTGGGGCGCAAGTTGGTGTTTGACGCGGTGGAGTTGGATGCTTATATGCACGGGCTGGAAGGCGTGGACGTGAATGAAGCGGTGGCGAGACGATTGCACAATGGCACGGTGAACACGCAGGCGAATTGA
- a CDS encoding AAA family ATPase: MPDLLARCKNRLKAAKSGEATGDIHIVCRHWLLIDIDPFRPKGISSTDDEKKQAAILARDIRDYLRGLGWPEPVVADSGNGWHLLYRVALPSNDGGRVQRVLRALSSRFDNDHCKVDKGVFNPSRIVKLYGTLARKGDSLPDRPHRLSRIRSIPVPITTVSQSQLDAFVASHPVTSTPAASTPTSPGRNGQFSLADFLTKHSIAVSGKKPLADGRTAHLLAQCPFDENHGDHGEVAVFESLGGKLGFQCKHNGCEGRGWRDFRKHYEPEYCIDAEWSGGQHEVTVRTLDQFTANEGEASKTLAGKRWLCRGGSVLWCGPTGIGKSSSVMQAAIEWALGRPFFDINPVGNLQVLIIQAENDDGDMAEMRDGIFRGLNLGEEYRVAVCKAILVVCESVATGQEFIVLLTGLVAKCKPDLVIIDPLFAYCGCNVSDQERMSQFLRNGLNPILQANGCGLILVHHTNKPKTGREKPDWQAGDYAYLGSGTAELANWARAVVVIRSIGSHDVFQIVLPKRGKRAGLMDHKGEPRYSFHVKHGSPGICWELASEDDLTTQGKTPRPGKDDLLKLIPDDSSIGMAKLLNLAGDKGIGQNRCRNLLAELREDGRVFEWLTPRPGTNSAKSYSQRPQPECRP; the protein is encoded by the coding sequence GTGCCCGACTTGCTGGCCCGTTGTAAGAATCGTCTCAAAGCCGCAAAAAGCGGAGAGGCGACAGGCGACATACACATTGTCTGTCGTCATTGGTTGCTGATCGACATTGATCCGTTCCGTCCAAAGGGGATTTCGTCCACTGACGACGAAAAGAAGCAGGCGGCAATTCTGGCGCGGGACATTCGAGACTACCTTCGCGGGCTGGGTTGGCCGGAGCCTGTCGTTGCGGATTCAGGGAACGGCTGGCACTTGCTCTACCGCGTTGCTCTACCGTCTAATGATGGCGGACGTGTCCAGAGGGTACTGCGGGCGCTGTCTTCGAGGTTCGACAACGATCACTGCAAGGTTGACAAGGGTGTTTTCAACCCCTCGCGGATCGTGAAGTTGTACGGGACGCTTGCTCGCAAGGGTGATTCATTGCCAGACCGTCCACATCGGCTATCGCGTATCAGAAGTATCCCGGTACCTATAACGACTGTCAGCCAGTCGCAACTGGACGCATTTGTTGCAAGTCACCCTGTCACCAGCACCCCAGCCGCAAGCACACCAACATCGCCGGGGCGCAACGGTCAATTCAGCTTGGCGGATTTCTTGACGAAACACAGCATTGCCGTCAGCGGAAAGAAGCCGCTCGCGGATGGCAGGACAGCGCACTTGCTCGCGCAATGTCCATTTGATGAAAACCACGGCGACCACGGCGAAGTTGCCGTTTTTGAGTCGCTGGGCGGCAAGCTTGGCTTTCAGTGTAAGCACAATGGATGCGAAGGCCGGGGCTGGCGGGATTTTCGCAAACACTACGAGCCAGAGTATTGTATTGATGCGGAATGGTCAGGGGGGCAGCACGAAGTCACAGTCCGTACTCTAGACCAGTTCACCGCCAACGAAGGCGAAGCTTCCAAAACCCTCGCGGGAAAGCGTTGGTTGTGCCGTGGCGGTTCAGTGTTGTGGTGCGGGCCTACCGGAATCGGGAAATCTTCTTCAGTGATGCAGGCGGCAATCGAATGGGCGCTAGGCCGTCCGTTCTTTGATATTAACCCAGTCGGCAATTTGCAGGTGTTAATCATCCAGGCTGAGAACGACGACGGTGATATGGCCGAAATGCGCGACGGGATTTTTCGAGGGCTGAATCTTGGTGAGGAATATCGGGTTGCCGTGTGCAAGGCAATTCTAGTTGTCTGTGAGTCCGTCGCCACTGGTCAGGAGTTTATCGTTTTGCTTACCGGGCTCGTTGCCAAGTGCAAACCCGACCTCGTTATCATTGACCCGCTTTTCGCTTATTGCGGGTGCAATGTCTCTGACCAAGAGCGCATGTCTCAGTTTTTGCGGAATGGTCTAAACCCCATTCTACAAGCGAACGGATGCGGCCTGATTCTGGTACACCACACGAACAAGCCCAAGACGGGGAGAGAAAAACCCGACTGGCAAGCTGGTGACTATGCATACCTCGGTTCCGGCACGGCGGAATTGGCGAACTGGGCGCGGGCTGTAGTAGTCATCCGCAGCATAGGCTCGCATGATGTCTTTCAGATCGTGCTCCCCAAACGTGGCAAACGGGCCGGTCTGATGGATCACAAAGGTGAACCCCGCTACTCATTCCACGTCAAACACGGCTCGCCCGGTATCTGCTGGGAACTGGCGAGCGAAGATGATTTGACGACACAGGGCAAGACGCCGCGACCGGGTAAAGACGACCTCCTGAAGTTGATCCCCGATGACAGCAGCATTGGCATGGCAAAGCTGCTGAATCTCGCGGGTGATAAGGGTATCGGCCAGAATCGCTGCCGCAACCTGTTGGCGGAACTTCGCGAGGACGGCAGGGTGTTTGAGTGGCTGACCCCGCGACCGGGCACCAATTCAGCCAAATCGTACAGCCAACGACCGCAACCTGAATGTAGGCCATGA
- a CDS encoding DUF6804 family protein, with protein MKRLWIPQTVAICMLLVALFPGNPYGYYVLLRWVCCGVFAFATVRAAARNQQGWGWILGITAAIYNPIVRVHLTRTMWPVVNVVAIAIALASIFTLKAEKHGQPTPKPPPPEKEGK; from the coding sequence ATGAAACGGCTCTGGATTCCTCAGACTGTCGCAATCTGCATGTTGCTGGTGGCGCTATTCCCTGGCAACCCCTACGGATACTACGTCCTGCTTCGGTGGGTGTGCTGTGGCGTGTTTGCGTTCGCCACCGTGCGCGCCGCCGCGCGCAACCAACAAGGGTGGGGCTGGATTCTCGGGATCACGGCTGCCATCTACAACCCCATAGTCCGCGTCCATCTCACGCGGACAATGTGGCCTGTCGTCAACGTCGTCGCCATTGCCATTGCGCTCGCGTCAATCTTCACCCTCAAAGCGGAGAAACACGGCCAGCCGACACCAAAACCACCGCCGCCCGAGAAGGAAGGGAAATGA
- a CDS encoding tetratricopeptide repeat protein has product MSGDNRTPNKDPGHFWAFVDRVVCGFISICRALRKNWGRFLQWIGKRWGIDAERVLGKLAVRTGLVLVFVLCVVVLYSGVGKSLLFVRSKLNTITDENTPDDVGDFYDVLLSAAIVGVVFFAFNKQRQRIDRQQTEIHSIGQKIQALTDALDEPRLASELPRFLKPDFEFWFLPTPDDQIAAYRLVTKLKPDDPKAYCNLALACGRHGKHDDAVAACKKAIALKPNDPMLWFSLGLVYRHQSKHHDAMAAYRQVFKVQPDFLAAWYLNAGQYPKADRNYDAIDAVELNPSWVNLALTSEYQDNAIAAYRQEIKLQPDDPYAWHGLGWTYFAQGKYSESIGASRQAVTLKPHLSEAWFILGLAYGRQGDQPEALDALDHLRKLDPTQADKLAGLLSSK; this is encoded by the coding sequence ATGAGCGGAGACAACCGAACCCCAAACAAAGATCCCGGCCATTTCTGGGCGTTTGTTGACAGAGTAGTCTGTGGCTTTATCTCAATTTGTAGAGCGTTACGCAAGAACTGGGGACGCTTTCTGCAATGGATCGGCAAGCGGTGGGGAATAGATGCAGAACGTGTTCTCGGAAAACTCGCCGTTCGTACTGGCTTGGTGCTCGTCTTTGTGCTGTGCGTAGTTGTACTGTATTCGGGTGTGGGCAAATCACTTCTCTTCGTCCGTTCCAAACTGAATACGATTACCGATGAGAACACGCCTGACGATGTTGGAGACTTTTACGATGTCCTATTGAGTGCCGCGATTGTTGGAGTTGTGTTTTTTGCTTTCAATAAGCAGCGACAAAGGATCGACAGGCAACAAACGGAAATCCACTCCATTGGACAAAAGATTCAAGCCCTTACAGACGCTCTCGACGAACCGCGCCTAGCTTCCGAGTTGCCTCGCTTTCTTAAGCCTGACTTTGAGTTTTGGTTTTTACCTACGCCTGACGACCAGATAGCAGCATACCGCCTAGTGACCAAATTGAAGCCGGATGATCCGAAGGCTTACTGCAACCTCGCCTTGGCCTGCGGGCGTCACGGCAAGCACGACGATGCGGTCGCCGCCTGCAAAAAAGCAATCGCGCTGAAACCGAATGACCCAATGCTTTGGTTCAGCCTAGGCTTGGTTTACAGGCATCAGAGCAAGCACCACGACGCTATGGCAGCCTACCGTCAAGTATTCAAGGTGCAGCCGGATTTCCTAGCGGCTTGGTACTTGAACGCCGGCCAATATCCCAAAGCGGACCGAAACTACGATGCCATCGACGCTGTCGAACTCAATCCGAGCTGGGTGAACCTCGCCTTGACCTCCGAGTATCAGGATAACGCGATCGCAGCCTATCGACAAGAAATCAAGCTCCAACCGGATGACCCCTACGCTTGGCATGGCCTCGGCTGGACGTATTTTGCGCAGGGCAAATACAGTGAGTCAATCGGAGCTAGCCGCCAAGCAGTCACACTGAAACCGCATCTTTCAGAGGCTTGGTTCATCCTCGGCTTGGCGTATGGAAGACAGGGTGACCAGCCGGAGGCTCTCGACGCTCTCGACCATCTCCGGAAGCTCGATCCTACACAAGCCGACAAGTTGGCTGGCCTTCTTTCGAGTAAATGA